The genomic segment GCAGTGCGGCGCAACGATCGGTCCGCGGCGATGAGCGAGCGGCTCGCAACCCGCCACCCTCTCTGCTAGCAGGGACGCATGTCGCGCAAGATGGCGGGAGTCATCGACGAAGCCTCGCGCCTGGAGGCGCTGGCCATGTCGATCTACACGCGCCTTGCCGCCACCTTCCGCAACGAGCCCGAGCTGCACCGCTTCTGGATGTCGATGGCCCGTCACGAGGCGGGCCACGTCGGCGCGTTGGCCCTGCTCAAGACCCTGTTGTCGCAGTCCACCGATGATCTGCGCCTGGAGATCGACGACAGCGCCGCCGTCGAGGCCGCCGCGGTCATCGAGAGGCTGCACGAGGAAACCGCCGCGGCGGTGGACGTGGAGCGCGCCTTCGCGATCGCGCTCGAGCTCGAAAGCCTGGAGCTCGAGGACCTGGTGCTCGATCTCATCCACGTGCTCTCGGACCCCGCCGCGCGCGCGCAGGCCGAGCAGATGCTGCTTCACGACCTCAGCGACCTTTCGCTCATGATCGAGAAGCACTGCAGCGGCGACGACCTGCTCGCCAGGGCGGACGCCCTCGTCGAGAGCAGGGTGGGTGCGGGTCGGAGCGGATCGAGCTTCGTGCGCAAGTGCTGACGGCTGCGCCGCGCGTCACGATCATCGTCCTGAACTGGAACGGCGCCGAGCTGCTTCCCGACTGCCTGACCTCGCTACGACGGCAGACCTGCCAGGACTTCGAGCTGCTCCTCGTCGACAACGGCTCCACCGACGGCAGCGCCGAACTGGTGGCGCGCGACTTTCCCGAGGCGCGCCTGATCGCGCTGCCGGAGAACCGGGGCTTCTGCGGCGGCAACAACGTCGGCTTTCGCGAGGCGCGCGGCGAACTGATCCTGCTGCTCAACAACGATGCCGAGCTGCGCGAGGACTTCGTCGCCAACGTCATCGCCGCGGCCGATCTGGAACCGGACTTCGGCATGTTCGCCGCCAACGTGCGCATGTACGATCGACGCGAGGTCTTCGATTCCACCGGCCTGCTCGTCTACGCCGACGGCGTGTGCCGCTCGCGCGGCTGGCTCGAAAAGGACGTGGGGCAGTTCGACAGGGCCGACGAGGTGCTGGCTCCCAACGGCTGCGCGGCCGTCTACCGGCGCGCCATGCTCGACGACGTGGGCCTCTTCGACGAGGCCTACTTCGCGTACCTCGAAGACCTCGACCTCGGGCTGCGCGGGCAGTTGCGCGGCTGGCGCTGCCGCTACCTGCCCGGCGCCGTCGCCTACCACAAGAAGTCGATGACCAGCGGCTATCATTCCGCCTTCAAGGCCCATCTGGTCGAGCGCAACCGGATCTGGAACGCGGTGCGCCTGCTGCCGCTTCGCCTGCTGGCGCTCAGCCCGTTCTGGACGCTGGCGCGTTACGTGGCCCAGGGCTTTGCCGCCGCCAGCGGCCGCGGCATGTCGAGCACGTTCTCGCGCGACTACACGCGCGGACAGCTCGCCGGCATCCTGCTGCGCGCCTACGTGGAAGCGCTCGCACGCCTGCCCGAGGTGTGGCGCCAGAGGCAGGAGATCCAGGGGCGCAGAAAGCTAGGCGCTCTGGCGGTTTACGTGCTTCTTCGCAGGCACCGCTTGCCGCTTCTGGAGCTGGCCTTCAAGGATTAGCGAGCGCGGCCTTGCGCGCGGCCCGCTTGGCGGCCGTCTCGGCGACGACCAGCGTCTGGCGGGCCGAATCGGACTCGGGCGCGGCCGCCACCAGGCGCTGCGCGTACGTCCACGCCTCCTGCGCCCGGCCCGCATCCAGCAACAGGCGCGTGATGTTGGTCAGGGCACCGGTGTCTTCGGGCATCGCTTGGAGGTAGCGCTCGTAAACCCGTATTCCATACGCGACATCGCCGGCGGCGGCCTTGCGCTCGGCCAGATAGAACGCAGCGCGCGAGAAGGCTGCGTGGATCGACAGGGCGCGCTCGAACGCCGCGAACGATTCATCCCGGCGTCCCTGCGCCCACAGCCACAGGGCCAGGTCATACTGCGCCTTGGCCGAACGGGGCGATGCGGCCGCCGAGGCCGGGAAGTAGGTCGCCGCAGATTCCCACACGGCCGCGCGTGCCTGGAACTGCGCGAACAGGATGACGACGGCGGCGCCGGTGACCGCAGCGGCCACGGCAGCGCCGCGCGCGATTCGCGTGGCAATCCTTTCGACCAGCAGGCCCGCGGCCAGGCAAGGTCCGACCGAAGGCAGGAAGAGCAGCCGCTCGGCCATGATCGTGCCGGTGGGGAAGGCGATGTTGGCCGTCACAGCGAAGGCGACGGCGAACCAGCCGACGCAGAAGAACAGGCGAGGGTAGCGGCGCAGGCCCGCGGTCGCGGCGGCTCCGCTCGCCAGCAGCACCGCCAGCGCCACCGCGCCGGCCGCGGTCGTTGGATCGGTCTGTGCGAAGGAGCGGTCCGGCAGCAGCGGATGCGGCCAGAGCGTCAGGCGCGCGTACTCGAGCAGGACCGCCGATGCCTTCAGGATTCGCTGCACGAAAGGCTCGTAGGCCAGTGGATTGTCGACGTATTGCGGGGTGACGACCTGCTGCGCCAGCGGCAGCACGTGCAGCGCCCAGGCCGCGCCCGCCAATGTCGCGCCCGCCAGAGCCGGCCACAGCCGCACCTGTCGCGGGAACGCCAGGCGCGCGAGCACCAGCAGTCCGGGCAGGCAAAGCGCGCTCTCCTTCGAATGGAATGCCGCGTAGGCCGCGGCCGCGCTGATCGCGGCAATGGCCAGGGCCTGCCGCGGGCTGGCTCTCTCGTCGCCGCGGGCGGCGATTGCCACGAGCATCACGATCAGAACACCGAGCGCGGCAAGCAGCTCGGCCCGGCCCACCAGCGAGGCCACGGCATCGACATGCACCGGATGGACGGCGAAGATCGCTGCCGCGGCCGCCGCGCCCGGCGTCGCAAGGCCGATCCGTAGCGCGAGCTTCAGCACGAGCAGGCTGATCAGCGCCGACAGCGCGACGTTGGTCGCATGAAAGGCGGCGGGGGAACCGCCGCCCCAGAGCCGATCGACGTCGAGCGAGATCAGTGTCGCGTGGCGTCCGGTGCCCCAATGCCGCGTGGTCGCAAACGTCGACAGGCCCTCGCTCCAGAATGGAGCGCGATCGACGATGACGGCCTGGTCGTCGTAGACGAAGTCGAAGCCGATCGAAGGCGCGCCTGCCGCGATGGCCAGGCATGCGACGAGCAGGGCAGGCCAGATCCGCGAGAGCCGCCGCACGGGCGGATGCTAGGGCCCTGAGCAGGGGCGCGCAAACCTCGATGCCTTGCCGGCATGCGAGGCGCACGCTAAGGCTGCTTGCAGCGCGCCCTGGTCTGCACGGCTCAGCGGATCGGCAGCGGCTGCGTGAAGCAAACTGGACGACGCTCGGAGGCTGACGATGTCGGACCCATTTCTTTCCGCCCGCGAAGTGGCTGCCGCCATTGCCAGCGGCGACCTCGACCCTCTCGACGCCGTCGATACCTGCCTCGGCCGCATCGACCGTCTCAACCCTCAGCTCAACGCCGTCATCTGGCGCGACGACGAGGCGGCTCGCGAGCAGGCGCGCTCAGCCCGCGAGGCCGTGGCGCGCGGAGAGGCGCTCGGCCCGCTGCATGGTGTGCCCATTCCGATCAAGGATCTGACGGACGTGGCCGGCTGGCCGACCACCTACGGCTGTCGCGGCGCGCGCAGCCGCGTCGCGACGGTGACGGCGCACGTCGCGCAGGCGTTTCGCGATGCGGGCGCGATTTTGCTGTGCCGAACCAACACGCCCGAGTTCGGCACAGTCCCCGTCACCGAGAACGAC from the Candidatus Limnocylindrales bacterium genome contains:
- a CDS encoding glycosyltransferase family 2 protein, encoding MLTAAPRVTIIVLNWNGAELLPDCLTSLRRQTCQDFELLLVDNGSTDGSAELVARDFPEARLIALPENRGFCGGNNVGFREARGELILLLNNDAELREDFVANVIAAADLEPDFGMFAANVRMYDRREVFDSTGLLVYADGVCRSRGWLEKDVGQFDRADEVLAPNGCAAVYRRAMLDDVGLFDEAYFAYLEDLDLGLRGQLRGWRCRYLPGAVAYHKKSMTSGYHSAFKAHLVERNRIWNAVRLLPLRLLALSPFWTLARYVAQGFAAASGRGMSSTFSRDYTRGQLAGILLRAYVEALARLPEVWRQRQEIQGRRKLGALAVYVLLRRHRLPLLELAFKD